One genomic segment of Hordeum vulgare subsp. vulgare chromosome 2H, MorexV3_pseudomolecules_assembly, whole genome shotgun sequence includes these proteins:
- the LOC123430697 gene encoding uncharacterized protein LOC123430697, with product MESWPQAILSEGVARQRVEAGHRWRWGHVHQPGIESIVHLREMRSNGTRAESNGVVSLKGADEAALPCRALDDMVVCRRPDSPEVATPSMAARGAAALRVSRCVRVSRATVHTPAWLLTSDGDDCPHEGDEGEAMQEINATAWCERGTRKKADGRSV from the coding sequence ATGGAGTCGTGGCCCCAAGCAATCTTGTCGGAGGGCGTAGCCCGCCAGAGGGTTGAAGCCGGGCACCGGTGGAGGTGGGGGCACGTGCACCAGCCAGGGATCGAGTCCATTGTTCATCTGCGGGAGATGAGGAGCAACGGCACGAGGGCCGAGTCCAATGGCGTCGTATCATTGAAGGGAGCCGACGAGGCAGCACTGCCATGCCGTGCGCTGGATGACATGGTTGTGTGCCGTCGGCCTGACTCGCCTGAGGTCGCGACGCCGTCAATGGCCGCGCGTGGAGCAGCGGCCCTGAGGGTGTCCCGCTGTGTGCGTGTGTCGCGGGCGACGGTTCATACGCCGGCTTGGCTACTGACAAGCGACGGCGACGACTGTCCTCATGAAGGAGATGAAGGTGAAGCAATGCAAGAAATCAACGCCACAGCCTGGTGCGAGCGTGGCACACGCAAGAAGGCGGATGGACGGAGCGTGTGA